The Lusitaniella coriacea LEGE 07157 DNA segment CCCACAGAAGGGCAGGGGGTAATGTACAGCTTAGGGCGGCAACGATTTCAGCCATTCCACTGGAGAGGTCAAAGAGTGAGAACGTGACAAAAAGAAGATTTGCCTCTAGGGACGCAACCACAAGGATTGCACTCATTCCAAATAACCAGCGCGATCGACACCAGTATGCCAAAGGAATAAAGGCAATGCTAGCAAACAGGGGCATATGGTGCAGAAGAGGCTGAAGCTGACTGAGATCGACAGAATAGTATAAATTTGGAAAACCAGAACAGTAACCGAGGGCAACCAAAATGACCGCCAAGACCGCCAAGAGGGTCAAGCGCAGACTGTAAGCCATTGCCAATACCCCAATCCCCCAAACGAGATAAAGTTCGTAAGCAGGGCCACTGAGGTGAAAGAGTTGGGACATCAATGCAAGATTTGCACCCAACACAAGGGAACCCAGCAGGAGTAAGCTTTGTCCGGCGCGAGATTGCCAGCGTTCGGTGGGTCGCCGCCACAGATAGAATCCAGCAGCGTTAATCCCCATAAATAGACTCAATAAGAGGACGACTTTGACTTCTTTTGTCCAAATTTGCCAATTGGCGGCAACAAAGGTAATTACGGCTAAACCTAAAAGAATGCTACCCAACCCCAATAAAATTAGGATGAAGTGGTTGCGAGCTGCACTTTCAAGGGTGTTGAATTGATAGCGTTGGGCTAATCGGTCGTAGAGCAAGGAGTCGATTAATCCTTCGGTTTGCCATTGTTCGACTTCTTGGCGCAGTTGGTGGCGAAATTTTTCTGAAACCATTATCGTTTGTACCGGAAGTGCGCGATCGCGGGAGTTATTAATTCAGCTTAAAACCTGTGCGGTGTCGTTTAACTTTAGCTGTGACAGTTGAATTTAACGTCGCCCTCTTCCAATCTTGGGACAAGGACTTCCAAACAGAGATGACTCCCTTTCTCCCAGAATTGTGATAGGTCGAAACGCTTTTGATGAGGAGTTGGCAAAAGTGGAATTGTTCCCTCTTGCTTTTGGGCTATTCGTATCGAGATCCTTGTGACAGTTTAGAAGATTGTCACAATTCAAAGGTGCGGGTTGGATATCAAATCCTTCAAATTGCCCATTATAAAAATTCACCGTGTCCCCCGGTCACTGAGCGTGTCGAAGTGCCGTGTCACCGTGTCAATCTTTACTGAGGGCATTCAACCGGATTTTATATGAGGGGGTCTTTTGCCGCGTTCACTCTGTAACAGCTTCTTCGGGACGCGGTTTATCTAAATATATTCCTTCTGTATTTGCAGCATTTTTCAAGCTATCTTTGTCTACATGACTACTCCACAGATCGGCATTTTTTAGATTTGCCCCCTGGAAGTTTGCCCCTTCAAGATAAGTGTCGTTGAATCTGACATTCTGTAGATTTGCATTTTTGAAATTGACATTTTTCATCCCAAACCATCTAGAAGCTGCACCTTCTAAATTAGCGTTTTCCAAATTAGCACCACTCATACCAGCTTTATAGAAAAAGACACTTTTCAGATTTGCATTCTTCAGATTTGCATTGCTCAACCTGCTATGAAATACTCGACTGTCCTCTAGATTGGCATTTTCCAAGTTTGCTCTATCCAAAGCAGCATTTGAAAATTCAGCTTGCCTTAAATCCGCCCCAACCAGATTAGCACCAATTAAATTACCACTGATATTAGTGCCTTTTAAATTGCATCCCGGACAGTGACCCGTTTCCTTTAATCGCTTTAAATCTCCTTCGAGTGGTTTGGATTTTTCTAATGGTTCCCGTGGAAGTTTGGGGGGTATTGTTAGTCTCTTCGCTTGTACCTTTAAAATAGAGGTAAATGGTTGCACCCGTTCTTCTATAGTCCATTCAGTTGTTGTGATAAATTCATGAAGTAAAAGCGAGCCTGCTGTCATGCCGCACGCGATCGCGCCCAACAATACTCCTATACTCCAAAACGAGGAGTTGCGATTGCTGAGGAAGTAAATTAAACGATTCCAAGGCATTGCTTTAATCTCAGCATCAATTACCTCTAAAGCCTTCAGCGCAGTTATTGCATTGGCAAAAC contains these protein-coding regions:
- a CDS encoding DUF2157 domain-containing protein — translated: MVSEKFRHQLRQEVEQWQTEGLIDSLLYDRLAQRYQFNTLESAARNHFILILLGLGSILLGLAVITFVAANWQIWTKEVKVVLLLSLFMGINAAGFYLWRRPTERWQSRAGQSLLLLGSLVLGANLALMSQLFHLSGPAYELYLVWGIGVLAMAYSLRLTLLAVLAVILVALGYCSGFPNLYYSVDLSQLQPLLHHMPLFASIAFIPLAYWCRSRWLFGMSAILVVASLEANLLFVTFSLFDLSSGMAEIVAALSCTLPPALLWAYRDSIWERSPEATPRFDPIAKGIALTFLCLLFYILSFEWLWRNLPSPGFGEIPAEALPILLDALILGGFALYSWWKLGYQRSSIWRIDLMTTVVGAMILIAGSVVWLHWRIEPLGAIAIFVFNALLFLLEVGLIREALGTAKRGGFWLGVLLMVLHLMSRMLEYDTGLLFKAIVLFFCGVCVIAAGLWFERYVRVLART
- a CDS encoding serine/threonine-protein kinase — encoded protein: MEASTTKYPDFIDRGYCIQKILGANYPSGRITYLATHSTDRTQVVIKQFQFAKLNADWSNYAAFEAETETLKSLDFSVIPRYLDSFETPAGFCLVQEYKNAPSLGEIRYWTPMQVKQIAIQVLGILVYLQNKKTPIIHRDIKPENILVETKDGNLNVYLIDFGFAHWGEENIAASSVVKGTMGFMPPEQMYNRKLTQASDLYSLGVTLICLLSRTPSNQINDLICDRYKIDFGCLPANINLKFVAWLKKMAAPKVEKRFANAITALKALEVIDAEIKAMPWNRLIYFLSNRNSSFWSIGVLLGAIACGMTAGSLLLHEFITTTEWTIEERVQPFTSILKVQAKRLTIPPKLPREPLEKSKPLEGDLKRLKETGHCPGCNLKGTNISGNLIGANLVGADLRQAEFSNAALDRANLENANLEDSRVFHSRLSNANLKNANLKSVFFYKAGMSGANLENANLEGAASRWFGMKNVNFKNANLQNVRFNDTYLEGANFQGANLKNADLWSSHVDKDSLKNAANTEGIYLDKPRPEEAVTE